AAGGATGTGCCGGGGAACGTCCAGCGCCACCATCAGTGTGTCCCACTCGGGCCTGTTGGGATTCTCCCTGTAAATGTCCGACAGTTTGCGCCCCACGGTCCAATAAACCCCCAACGCCCGGCGAACCCTGAACCGGTCATTGGGATGGATTTTTTGCATCCATTCAGGATCGGCCTCCGAAGCCAGCCGGAACAACGTGGTAAGCCCATCCGTTGCCTCCACCTCGTCCATCTTCAATTCAGCCTCGTGGCTGGTCTTGGCGCCACAGTGCAACCCTTCCGTCAGCGCTTTCAGATATAGCCCCGTGCCACCCACCACCAGCGGCAGACGTTTTGCGCTCCACAGCTTTGCGGCTATGGCGCCCGCGTCGGTTTTATAACGGGACACGGTGTAATCCTCCTCCGGCTCCACGGCGTCCATCAGGTGATGGGGGACGCGCTGGAGAAGCTCTTTCGGCGGTTTGGCGGAACCGATGTCAAAATGCCTGTACACCTGCACCGAATCGGCTGAAATCACATGGGTATTAAGCCGCTCGGCCAGTATCACGCCGGTCTCGCTTTTACCCGAGGCGGTAGGCCCGGCCAGGATTAAAAGGGGGGGGAGGTTTTCGACTATGGCGGTCATGGGTTCACTTTTCCCTCACGGCCCCACGAACCGGGCCATGATGGCGTTAAACTCTTCCGAGTCTCCACCATCGGTGGATTTTAAGATCATCGGCGGTTCTTCCACTACTGTTCCCGGAGCCGGGGAGAGCCGCGCTTCACTAAGAAACAGGGACGGGGCGCTAAGGGGAAATGAACATACCAGCCGGTACCGCCGTTCGCTAAACCCGTAGGCTTGAAT
This DNA window, taken from Nitrospinota bacterium, encodes the following:
- the miaA gene encoding tRNA (adenosine(37)-N6)-dimethylallyltransferase MiaA; the protein is MTAIVENLPPLLILAGPTASGKSETGVILAERLNTHVISADSVQVYRHFDIGSAKPPKELLQRVPHHLMDAVEPEEDYTVSRYKTDAGAIAAKLWSAKRLPLVVGGTGLYLKALTEGLHCGAKTSHEAELKMDEVEATDGLTTLFRLASEADPEWMQKIHPNDRFRVRRALGVYWTVGRKLSDIYRENPNRPEWDTLMVALDVPRHILNLRIDTRVEAMMATGWREEVRRLLGRGYNMDIKPMRSLGYRTICEELAGLIEPGETERIIKQQTRAYAKRQVTWFNGIRGAVKISVGENQGAEDVAKAILTKDEVVRFLHSHGVSVG